In Vanessa cardui chromosome 8, ilVanCard2.1, whole genome shotgun sequence, the following are encoded in one genomic region:
- the LOC124531861 gene encoding pancreatic lipase-related protein 2-like, giving the protein MNKILVVFAAAVIACHAVPTTKQGEFNRYFVYTNANPRLPIEIIPGEITEESVSALFSSSNTTIIVHGHRGSVMTSLNPTVKDAFLRNQDINVIVVDWSTFASQTYSVAAGAVPSVGASLASVITALVGAKAIALNTLHLVGFDLGAHVVGFAGRNLDGKVARITGLSPAAQNWGSNSQRINKNDALYVEIIHTDAVGILGHGIGDPVGDVDFFVNGGTGQPGCFLNNYCSHNRAWEVFAATLTNNHLIGNQCGNWLQVTLNTCRGYSIAMGNNDFNKLGSGMFRVNTRRAYPF; this is encoded by the exons ATGAACAAAATTCTCGTGGTATTCGCAGCCGCAGTGATTG CATGCCACGCGGTGCCAACTACAAAACAAGGAGAGTTCAACCGATACTTCGTTTACACCAA tgccAATCCTAGACTACCTATCGAAATTATCCCGGGTGAAATAACAGAAGAATCTGTATCAGCACTCTTTTCTTCAAGCAATACGACCATCATTGTTCATGGACACAGAGGGTCTGTAATGACTTCCTTAAATCCCACAGTGAAGGACG cTTTCTTAAGGAATCAAGACATAAACGTCATTGTAGTGGACTGGTCAACGTTTGCATCACAAACTTACTCCGTTGCCGCTGGTGCCGTGCCCAGCGTTGGTGCCAGCTTGGCGTCTGTAATCACTGCGTTAGTTGGCGCCAAAGCTATCGCTCTTAACACGTTACATCTGGTCGGTTTCGATCTCGGCGCTCATGTCGTCGGCTTCGCTGGAAGAAATCTCGACGGAAAAGTTGCGAGAATAACTG GTCTGAGTCCAGCTGCACAGAACTGGGGTAGCAACTCTCAACGTATTAACAAGAATGATGCtttatatgttgaaattatTCATACCGATGCTGTTGGTATTTTGGGCCATGGCATTGGTGACCCTGTCGGTGATGTGGACTTCTTTGTTAACGGTGGAACTGGACAGCCTGGCTGTTTCCTTAATAACTACTGCAGTCACAACCGCGCATGGGAAGTGTTCGCTGCCACACTCACGAATAATCATTTAATCGGAAATCAATGTGGAAATTGGCTCCAAGTTACACTGAACACTTGTCGTGGATACTCGATCGCTATGGGAAATAACGACTTCAACAAACTTGg atctGGAATGTTCCGTGTTAATACCAGAAGAGCATACCCCTTCTAA